Proteins found in one Cheilinus undulatus linkage group 9, ASM1832078v1, whole genome shotgun sequence genomic segment:
- the kcnc1b gene encoding potassium voltage-gated channel subfamily C member 1b isoform X1, whose protein sequence is MGLSDDKDRIVINVGGIRHQTYRSTLRTLPGTRLSWLAEPDAPNHFDYDAKIEEFFFDRHPGVFAHILNYYRTGKLHCPADVCGPLYEEELAFWGIDETDVEPCCWMTYRQHREAEEALDSFGGGGLLDLVNEDLEPEPEHAEDDVDEMTRGLAQVDTHDARSGSLWSRWQKRVWALFEDPYSSKYARWVALASLFFILVSITTFCLETHEAFNPIINRTEHELVDNITIEHTYQETETAAYLTYIEGVCVVWFTFEFLMRITFCPNKFDFIRNALNIIDFVAILPFYLEVGLSGLSSKAAKDVLGFLRVVRFVRILRIFKLTRHFVGLRVLGHTLRASTNEFLLLIIFLALGVLIFATMIYYAERIGANPNDPRASEHTHFKNIPIGFWWAVVTMTTLGYGDMYPQTTSGMLVGALCALAGVLTIAMPVPVIVNNFGMYYSLAMAKQKLPKKKNRHIPRAPQPGSPNFCKSSISSQHQSPLAHDDVFEIKFQDSKLNGEAANAALANEDCPHIDQAISPEEIFSPSERERPCFLVTTAERPNHTGGRVRRGYEKPWSLNSMSGMSGDASGVSSVSALPCSPPCLMQHSHSPIPSIM, encoded by the exons ATGGGCCTGAGCGACGACAAGGATCGCATTGTGATAAACGTGGGAGGGATCAGACATCAGACATACCGCAGCACCCTGCGCACCCTACCTGGCACTCGCTTGTCCTGGCTGGCCGAGCCTGATGCCCCAAACCACTTTGACTATGATGCCAAGATCGAGGAGTTCTTCTTCGACCGCCACCCTGGCGTTTTTGCACACATCCTTAATTACTACAGGACAGGTAAGCTGCACTGCCCGGCTGATGTCTGCGGGCCCCTCTACGAGGAGGAGCTGGCCTTCTGGGGCATTGATGAGACAGACGTGGAGCCATGCTGCTGGATGACCTATCGCCAGCACCGGGAGGCGGAGGAGGCCCTTGATAGTTTCGGCGGGGGGGGCTTGTTAGACCTGGTGAACGAGGATCTGGAGCCTGAGCCGGAGCATGCTGAGGATGATGTGGATGAGATGACAAGGGGGCTGGCGCAGGTAGACACACATGACGCCAGGAGTGGAAGCCTGTGGAGCCGGTGGCAGAAACGTGTTTGGGCTCTGTTTGAGGACCCTTACTCCTCTAAATATGCAAGG TGGGTGGCTCTGGCCTCACTCTTCTTCATTTTGGTGTCCATCACCACCTTCTGTCTGGAGACCCATGAGGCTTTCAACCCCATCATCAACCGCACTGAGCATGAGTTGGTGGACAACATCACAATAGAGCACACCTACCAGGAGACAGAGACTGCGGCCTACCTCACCTACATTGAAGGAGTTTGTGTGGTTTGGTTCACTTTTGAATTTCTAATGCGAATAACTTTCTGTCCAAATAAATTTGACTTCATACGGAACGCCCTGAACATCATCGACTTTGTTGCCATCCTACCCTTCTACCTAGAGGTCGGCCTCAGCGGCCTCTCTTCCAAGGCAGCTAAAGATGTGCTGGGTTTCTTGAGAGTGGTCCGCTTTGTTCGAATCCTGCGTATCTTCAAGTTGACCCGTCACTTTGTGGGACTGAGGGTGCTGGGCCACACCTTGAGGGCCAGCACCAATGAGTTCCTGCTCCTCATCATCTTCCTCGCCCTCGGTGTCCTCATCTTTGCTACCATGATCTACTACGCTGAACGAATTGGAGCTAACCCTAATGACCCTCGAGCCAGCGAACACACGCACTTCAAAAACATCCCGATAGGATTCTGGTGGGCTGTGGTGACCATGACCACCCTCGGCTATGGAGACATGTACCCTCAGACGACCTCTGGCATGCTGGTTGGAGCCCTGTGCGCCTTGGCTGGTGTGCTTACTATCGCCATGCCTGTCCCTGTAATTGTCAACAACTTTGGAATGTATTACTCCCTAGCCATGGCAAAACAGAAActaccaaagaaaaaaaataggcatATCCCTCGGGCACCACAACCAGGTTCTCCAAACTTCTGTAAGTCCAGCATCAGCTCCCAACATCAGAGCCCCCTCGCCCATGACGACGTTTTTGAGATTAAGTTTCAAG ATTCCAAGCTGAACGGTGAGGCAGCTAACGCAGCTCTGGCCAATGAAGATTGCCCTCACATAGATCAGGCCATATCTCCCGAGGAAATTTTCAGCCCCAGTGAGAGAGAGCGGCCCTGCTTCCTGGTCACGACTGCTGAACGCCCCAACCATACGGGGGGCAGAGTGAGGAGGG GTTATGAAAAGCCTTGGAGCCTTAACAGCATGTCTGGCATGAGCGGGGATGCCTCTGGAGTGTCCTCAGTGTCCGCCCTGCCCTGCAGCCCACCCTGTCTAATGCAGCACTCACATTCTCCCATCCCATCCATTATGTAG
- the kcnc1b gene encoding potassium voltage-gated channel subfamily C member 1b isoform X2 has product MGLSDDKDRIVINVGGIRHQTYRSTLRTLPGTRLSWLAEPDAPNHFDYDAKIEEFFFDRHPGVFAHILNYYRTGKLHCPADVCGPLYEEELAFWGIDETDVEPCCWMTYRQHREAEEALDSFGGGGLLDLVNEDLEPEPEHAEDDVDEMTRGLAQVDTHDARSGSLWSRWQKRVWALFEDPYSSKYARWVALASLFFILVSITTFCLETHEAFNPIINRTEHELVDNITIEHTYQETETAAYLTYIEGVCVVWFTFEFLMRITFCPNKFDFIRNALNIIDFVAILPFYLEVGLSGLSSKAAKDVLGFLRVVRFVRILRIFKLTRHFVGLRVLGHTLRASTNEFLLLIIFLALGVLIFATMIYYAERIGANPNDPRASEHTHFKNIPIGFWWAVVTMTTLGYGDMYPQTTSGMLVGALCALAGVLTIAMPVPVIVNNFGMYYSLAMAKQKLPKKKNRHIPRAPQPGSPNFCKSSISSQHQSPLAHDDVFEIKFQDSKLNGEAANAALANEDCPHIDQAISPEEIFSPSERERPCFLVTTAERPNHTGGRVRRETQRQHRSRQPTESVCVMNHGVPTTMCMTHNGPSPT; this is encoded by the exons ATGGGCCTGAGCGACGACAAGGATCGCATTGTGATAAACGTGGGAGGGATCAGACATCAGACATACCGCAGCACCCTGCGCACCCTACCTGGCACTCGCTTGTCCTGGCTGGCCGAGCCTGATGCCCCAAACCACTTTGACTATGATGCCAAGATCGAGGAGTTCTTCTTCGACCGCCACCCTGGCGTTTTTGCACACATCCTTAATTACTACAGGACAGGTAAGCTGCACTGCCCGGCTGATGTCTGCGGGCCCCTCTACGAGGAGGAGCTGGCCTTCTGGGGCATTGATGAGACAGACGTGGAGCCATGCTGCTGGATGACCTATCGCCAGCACCGGGAGGCGGAGGAGGCCCTTGATAGTTTCGGCGGGGGGGGCTTGTTAGACCTGGTGAACGAGGATCTGGAGCCTGAGCCGGAGCATGCTGAGGATGATGTGGATGAGATGACAAGGGGGCTGGCGCAGGTAGACACACATGACGCCAGGAGTGGAAGCCTGTGGAGCCGGTGGCAGAAACGTGTTTGGGCTCTGTTTGAGGACCCTTACTCCTCTAAATATGCAAGG TGGGTGGCTCTGGCCTCACTCTTCTTCATTTTGGTGTCCATCACCACCTTCTGTCTGGAGACCCATGAGGCTTTCAACCCCATCATCAACCGCACTGAGCATGAGTTGGTGGACAACATCACAATAGAGCACACCTACCAGGAGACAGAGACTGCGGCCTACCTCACCTACATTGAAGGAGTTTGTGTGGTTTGGTTCACTTTTGAATTTCTAATGCGAATAACTTTCTGTCCAAATAAATTTGACTTCATACGGAACGCCCTGAACATCATCGACTTTGTTGCCATCCTACCCTTCTACCTAGAGGTCGGCCTCAGCGGCCTCTCTTCCAAGGCAGCTAAAGATGTGCTGGGTTTCTTGAGAGTGGTCCGCTTTGTTCGAATCCTGCGTATCTTCAAGTTGACCCGTCACTTTGTGGGACTGAGGGTGCTGGGCCACACCTTGAGGGCCAGCACCAATGAGTTCCTGCTCCTCATCATCTTCCTCGCCCTCGGTGTCCTCATCTTTGCTACCATGATCTACTACGCTGAACGAATTGGAGCTAACCCTAATGACCCTCGAGCCAGCGAACACACGCACTTCAAAAACATCCCGATAGGATTCTGGTGGGCTGTGGTGACCATGACCACCCTCGGCTATGGAGACATGTACCCTCAGACGACCTCTGGCATGCTGGTTGGAGCCCTGTGCGCCTTGGCTGGTGTGCTTACTATCGCCATGCCTGTCCCTGTAATTGTCAACAACTTTGGAATGTATTACTCCCTAGCCATGGCAAAACAGAAActaccaaagaaaaaaaataggcatATCCCTCGGGCACCACAACCAGGTTCTCCAAACTTCTGTAAGTCCAGCATCAGCTCCCAACATCAGAGCCCCCTCGCCCATGACGACGTTTTTGAGATTAAGTTTCAAG ATTCCAAGCTGAACGGTGAGGCAGCTAACGCAGCTCTGGCCAATGAAGATTGCCCTCACATAGATCAGGCCATATCTCCCGAGGAAATTTTCAGCCCCAGTGAGAGAGAGCGGCCCTGCTTCCTGGTCACGACTGCTGAACGCCCCAACCATACGGGGGGCAGAGTGAGGAGGG AGACCCAGCGACAGCACCGGAGCAGACAACCAACAGAGTCAGTTTGTGTTATGAACCATGGTGTACCTACCACTATGTGTATGACCCATAATGGCCCATCACCCACCTGA